Proteins from a single region of Sphingomonas morindae:
- a CDS encoding ABC-F family ATP-binding cassette domain-containing protein, producing MLNLNGITVRLGGRTILDGATAMLPTRARVGLIGRNGAGKSTLVKIIAGALEPDGGAVEMPRGARIGYVAQEAPAGRTTPAEAVLAADTERAALLHEAEDCADPDRLGDIHERLNAIDAYAAPARAARILNGLGFDEEMQARPLDSYSGGWRMRVALAALLFSQPDLLLLDEPSNHLDLEAVLWLEDFLKTYPATIVIVSHERDFLNNIVDHILHLQGGKITLYAGGYDSFERQRAERLAQLEAARANQAAQRAKLQDYIARNSARASTAKQAQSRVKALARLQPIAEAFEDPSLTFGFPDPTELKPPLITLDMASVGYAETPVLQRLNLRIDPDDRLALLGRNGNGKTTLARLLAAQLAPMAGAMAASGKLKVGYFTQYQVEELDSGDTPVEHMARVMKGATPGAVRAQLGRFGFSGDKATTQVGRLSGGERARLALALITREAPHLLILDEPTNHLDVDAREALVRALAEYRGAVVIVSHDRHMIELAADRLVLVDGGTAREFDGSLDDYTALVLARPAAGDKKANRKEDRRAAAERREAAQALRKAVREAETEMARLQTLRSALDRAMFDPAGAEPGFAKLTMTELMKRRADAEARLEAIEAEWLAASEALEAAA from the coding sequence ATGCTGAACCTCAACGGCATTACGGTGCGGCTCGGCGGCCGCACCATCCTGGATGGCGCCACCGCCATGCTGCCCACCCGCGCGCGCGTGGGGCTGATCGGCCGCAACGGCGCCGGCAAGTCGACACTGGTGAAGATCATCGCCGGCGCGCTCGAGCCCGATGGCGGCGCGGTGGAGATGCCGCGCGGCGCGCGCATCGGCTATGTCGCGCAGGAAGCGCCCGCCGGCCGCACCACCCCGGCCGAGGCGGTGCTCGCCGCCGATACCGAGCGCGCGGCGCTGCTCCACGAGGCGGAGGATTGCGCCGATCCCGATCGGCTGGGCGACATTCACGAGCGGCTCAACGCCATCGACGCCTATGCCGCGCCGGCGCGCGCGGCACGCATCCTCAACGGGCTCGGCTTTGACGAGGAGATGCAGGCGCGGCCGCTGGACAGCTATTCGGGCGGCTGGCGGATGCGCGTCGCGCTGGCGGCGCTGCTCTTCTCCCAGCCCGATCTGCTGCTGCTCGACGAGCCCTCCAACCATCTCGATCTCGAGGCGGTGCTGTGGCTCGAGGATTTCCTGAAGACCTATCCGGCGACGATCGTCATCGTCAGCCACGAGCGCGACTTTCTGAACAATATCGTGGACCATATCCTGCATCTGCAGGGCGGCAAGATCACCCTCTATGCCGGCGGCTACGACAGTTTCGAGCGCCAGCGCGCGGAACGGCTGGCGCAGCTCGAGGCGGCGCGCGCCAACCAGGCGGCGCAGCGGGCCAAGCTCCAGGATTATATCGCGCGCAACTCGGCGCGCGCCTCCACCGCCAAGCAGGCGCAGAGCCGCGTCAAGGCGCTGGCGCGGCTCCAGCCGATCGCCGAGGCGTTCGAGGATCCCTCGCTCACTTTCGGCTTTCCCGATCCCACCGAGCTGAAGCCGCCGCTCATCACGCTCGACATGGCCAGTGTCGGCTATGCGGAGACGCCGGTGCTCCAGCGGCTGAACCTGCGCATCGATCCGGACGACCGGCTGGCGCTGCTCGGCCGCAACGGCAATGGCAAGACGACGCTGGCGCGCCTGCTCGCCGCGCAGCTGGCGCCGATGGCGGGCGCGATGGCCGCGAGCGGCAAGCTGAAGGTCGGCTATTTCACCCAATATCAGGTCGAGGAGCTGGATAGCGGCGATACGCCCGTCGAGCATATGGCGCGGGTGATGAAGGGCGCCACGCCGGGCGCGGTGCGCGCGCAGCTGGGCCGCTTCGGCTTTTCGGGCGACAAGGCGACGACGCAGGTCGGCCGGCTCTCGGGTGGCGAGCGGGCGCGGCTGGCGCTGGCGCTGATCACGCGCGAGGCGCCGCACCTGCTGATCCTGGACGAGCCGACCAACCATCTCGACGTCGACGCGCGCGAGGCGCTGGTGCGCGCCCTGGCCGAATATCGCGGCGCGGTGGTGATCGTCAGCCATGACCGCCACATGATCGAGCTTGCGGCGGACCGGCTGGTGCTGGTGGATGGCGGCACCGCGCGCGAGTTCGACGGATCGCTCGACGATTATACGGCGCTGGTGCTGGCCCGTCCGGCGGCGGGCGACAAGAAGGCCAACCGCAAGGAGGATCGCCGCGCCGCCGCCGAGCGGCGCGAGGCCGCGCAGGCGCTGCGCAAGGCGGTGCGCGAGGCCGAGACGGAGATGGCGCGGCTGCAGACGCTGCGCTCCGCGCTGGACCGCGCCATGTTCGATCCCGCCGGCGCCGAGCCCGGCTTCGCCAAGCTGACCATGACGGAGCTGATGAAGCGCCGCGCCGATGCCGAGGCCAGGCTCGAGGCGATCGAGGCCGAATGGCTGGCGGCGAGCGAGGCGCTGGAGGCGGCGGCCTGA
- a CDS encoding cell wall hydrolase, translated as MAGGERGAGGGGLSGARTRPRAAGGLALVPPRRPAPVRGRPRGRKPARRRAAPLPPLVTLMLLWSFGFTLLWLFDHRRPAAPPAPARTERPDFAAARAANALLPIVRAPRAAAPFRFHGSEAAREQAAQCLATAALYEAGDDEEGQRAVMQVVLNRARRPGFPKTICGVVYQGAALATGCQFSFACDGSATRRTERSGWDAARRRARAALAGAVYRPVGSATHYHADYVLPYWMGTLDKIARVRTHIFYEPRG; from the coding sequence ATGGCTGGCGGCGAGCGAGGCGCTGGAGGCGGCGGCCTGAGCGGCGCGCGCACCCGGCCGCGCGCGGCGGGCGGGCTCGCGCTCGTCCCGCCCCGCCGCCCCGCGCCCGTCCGCGGGCGGCCGCGTGGCCGCAAGCCGGCGCGCCGGCGCGCGGCGCCGCTGCCGCCGCTCGTCACGCTCATGCTGCTGTGGAGCTTCGGCTTCACGCTGCTGTGGCTGTTCGATCATCGCCGGCCGGCGGCGCCGCCGGCGCCGGCGCGGACCGAGCGGCCCGATTTCGCCGCCGCCCGCGCCGCCAACGCCCTTCTGCCGATCGTGCGCGCGCCGCGCGCGGCGGCGCCCTTCCGCTTCCATGGCAGCGAGGCCGCGCGCGAGCAGGCGGCGCAATGCCTCGCCACCGCGGCGCTCTACGAGGCGGGCGACGACGAGGAGGGCCAGCGCGCGGTGATGCAGGTGGTGCTCAACCGCGCCCGCCGGCCGGGCTTCCCCAAGACGATCTGCGGCGTGGTCTATCAGGGTGCCGCGCTCGCCACCGGCTGCCAATTCTCCTTCGCCTGCGACGGCTCGGCGACGCGCCGCACCGAGCGCAGCGGCTGGGATGCGGCGCGGCGCCGCGCCCGCGCCGCGCTGGCGGGCGCGGTGTATCGCCCGGTCGGCAGCGCCACCCATTATCACGCGGACTATGTGCTGCCCTATTGGATGGGGACGCTCGACAAGATCGCCCGCGTCCGCACCCATATCTTCTACGAGCCGCGCGGCTGA
- a CDS encoding NUDIX domain-containing protein, producing the protein MGAVSAGILLHRPGADGVEVLLVHPGGPYWARRDAGAWQIPKGAPEPGETMLAAALREFAEELGSAPHGAPRPLPPIRQAGGKQVCAFALAGDFDPATLRSQAFDLEWPPRSGRIRAFPEVDRAAWFRLAEAEAMMLPSQRPLLEALAALLEADQPRGS; encoded by the coding sequence ATGGGCGCGGTGAGCGCCGGCATCCTGCTCCACCGCCCCGGCGCCGACGGGGTGGAGGTGCTGCTCGTCCATCCCGGCGGCCCCTATTGGGCGCGGCGCGACGCGGGCGCGTGGCAGATCCCCAAGGGCGCGCCCGAGCCCGGCGAGACGATGCTCGCGGCGGCGCTGCGCGAGTTCGCGGAGGAGCTTGGCAGCGCCCCGCACGGCGCGCCGCGGCCGCTGCCGCCGATCCGCCAGGCCGGCGGCAAGCAGGTGTGCGCCTTCGCGCTGGCCGGCGATTTCGATCCGGCGACGCTGCGGAGCCAGGCCTTCGATCTCGAATGGCCGCCGCGCAGCGGCCGGATCCGCGCCTTTCCCGAGGTGGACCGCGCCGCCTGGTTCAGGCTGGCCGAGGCGGAGGCGATGATGCTGCCGAGCCAGCGCCCGCTGCTGGAGGCGCTCGCCGCGCTGCTCGAAGCCGATCAGCCGCGCGGCTCGTAG
- a CDS encoding metallophosphoesterase family protein has protein sequence MTLYFTADTHFGDHRTLNIHKRGFGSVAEMDAALIAGWNAVVTPADTVWHLGDVARSGASVAAWLARLNGTKYLVTGNNDDADTAAAPGWAGVSAYAELVVEDRLCILCHYPFRTWHNKHRGAINLHGHSHGRLAPMPRQFDVGVDARGFRPVTLAALLEAG, from the coding sequence ATGACGCTCTACTTCACCGCCGACACCCATTTCGGCGATCATCGCACGCTCAACATCCACAAGCGCGGCTTTGGCTCGGTGGCGGAGATGGACGCGGCGCTGATCGCCGGCTGGAACGCGGTGGTGACGCCGGCGGACACGGTGTGGCATCTCGGCGATGTCGCGCGCTCGGGCGCGTCGGTGGCGGCGTGGCTCGCCCGGCTCAACGGCACCAAATATCTCGTCACCGGCAATAATGACGATGCCGACACCGCCGCCGCGCCGGGCTGGGCGGGGGTGAGCGCCTATGCCGAGCTGGTGGTGGAGGATCGGCTCTGCATCCTCTGCCACTATCCCTTCCGCACCTGGCACAACAAGCATCGCGGCGCCATCAACCTGCACGGCCACAGCCATGGCCGGCTCGCGCCGATGCCGCGTCAGTTCGATGTCGGGGTGGATGCGCGCGGCTTCCGGCCGGTGACGCTGGCGGCGCTGCTGGAGGCGGGCTGA